A single genomic interval of Candidatus Equadaptatus faecalis harbors:
- a CDS encoding branched-chain amino acid ABC transporter permease, translated as MLDIVQQIINGLSLGSVYALIAVGYSLVYSILLFSNFAHGGFLVIGGYICYYALMSYGAGIWTASFAAVLGAGFSAILVERFAYRPIRERTPVTLYLLIASMGMSIVIENLFVVTIGGRFRALPPVLPMQPVSVFGFATTSAFDILSLVVSVISLVALQLFLNRTKWGLAIRAASCNLRTASLMGVNVNRLIAIVFFVAGLFAAVGGIFLSARYTLYPQLGSTITTKAFVAAVIGGLGSLPGAVAGSLILGLAEMLTAGFVSSQFRDLVVFFLLIVTLIIRPSGLFGKAVSEKV; from the coding sequence ATTTTGGATATTGTCCAGCAGATTATCAACGGCTTGTCGCTCGGCTCCGTTTACGCGCTGATAGCTGTCGGATATTCTCTTGTCTATTCGATACTGCTGTTCTCCAATTTCGCGCACGGCGGTTTCCTTGTCATCGGCGGTTACATCTGTTATTACGCGCTGATGTCTTACGGAGCGGGAATTTGGACGGCATCGTTTGCGGCTGTTCTCGGCGCCGGTTTTTCGGCGATACTTGTTGAGCGTTTCGCATACCGTCCGATACGCGAGCGCACGCCGGTAACGCTCTATCTTCTCATTGCTTCAATGGGTATGAGCATAGTTATCGAAAATCTTTTCGTCGTTACGATAGGCGGGCGTTTCAGGGCGCTGCCGCCTGTGCTTCCAATGCAGCCTGTCAGTGTTTTCGGCTTTGCGACGACAAGCGCGTTTGATATACTTTCGCTTGTTGTTTCAGTCATTTCTCTTGTCGCGCTGCAGCTTTTTCTCAACAGGACAAAATGGGGGCTTGCGATCCGCGCCGCTTCCTGCAACCTGCGCACGGCGTCGCTTATGGGTGTCAACGTCAACCGCCTGATTGCGATAGTATTTTTTGTTGCGGGGCTTTTTGCGGCGGTCGGCGGCATTTTCCTTTCCGCGCGCTACACTCTTTATCCTCAGCTCGGCAGCACGATAACGACAAAGGCTTTCGTGGCGGCGGTTATAGGCGGTCTCGGCTCCCTTCCCGGGGCTGTTGCCGGCAGCCTTATTCTCGGACTTGCGGAAATGCTTACCGCAGGCTTTGTATCAAGCCAGTTCCGCGACCTTGTCGTATTCTTCCTGCTTATCGTTACACTGATAATACGTCCGTCAGGGCTTTTCGGCAAAGCCGTCAGCGAGAAAGTGTAG